The window TTCGCCAGCCGAGTCGTGAATTCAGCCTTCAGGGATTCACGCTCCGACAGGTGCTCGGAATGAAGCAACGGCGAGATGGCTTGATTGAAAAGTAACTCAACCAGATTGCCCCGGCAATCGTCGAAAAGTTTCTGGTTGATGCTCTTGAGTTCCAGGAAGACAGGCAGGCGGTGCGAGTTGTTGAGAGTTTTGCCGACCAGCCAGCGCAGCAAAGTAGATTTGCCGCAGCCAGGCGCCCCAGTGATGACGGCGCGCGTCCCATCGCGCAGTAACTCATCAGGTCGGATTGTCCGTTTCTCTTTCCCCTGCCCGCCGAAAGCTTCGGATCGGAACAGTGACCGCTGCTCGCGCAGTGCAGCATCCATAAAACCCATCCACTCTTGCGCGCTGATGGTCGCTGATACTCTTCGGAGATGCTGAGTTAGACGAAGACCTTTTGCAATTCGCGGGATTCCGCTTCACCGAGCAGCCGGACTCTGCCGACATTTTCAGAAAGACGTTGACGATATTTCTCCCACAGCTCATCCGACGTTCGGCCCACTACAGTAGCATTGACGTCTCTCTCTGCTTCCGTCCGAGCTTTATGCTCTTTGCAAAGCCAAGTCATTTTCCCCTTGTGGACAAACAAATGCAGATTTCCGCATGGCTGATGCTGCTGGAATATTTGCCGTAGAAAGATCAGCCCTTGCCCCTCAAGCTCACGGTAATCGCCCTCATCCAAGCCGGCCAGGGTAATGATGTCTGACGAGACCGGAAGGAAATTCCCACCGCCTTTCGGCATCTGGACTTCAGGCAAGCTAATGTCTTTGGCTTTTTCCCTGGCTGATTTCAGAAAACCGGTGACTTCGTCTTTGTGAACCCATTCGAGAAAGCTGCCCAGCCGAGGGGAGACGACTTTAGGATTTTCGATTTGCCGCTCATCCATTTAATGACCGGGGCCGCGAACTCGCCCAAATCTTTGAGCCGGTAGACGCCAAGCGCCGGATTTGTTTCGGTCCCGTTTTCGCCATCTCCGCCTTCAAGAGTATGTTCTTCCCCCGGATACATGCAGCAGAGCTTCAGCATCCAATTCTGACCGACAAATCCCGACTTCAGATGATGTTGATCCAGCGGATATATCAACGCCAGAGATAGAATTTCACTGCGAAGGTCTCTATAAGCCTCTAGGTGTCTTCCCAACTCTTCTCTGATAACTTCTCTCACATCATCTGCGGAATTCATTCGGCTTTCCTCATCAGCGATAATTGAGATCTTGGCACTTGTGAAAGGTCTAGTGTTTCATCGCACAAATCCTGATGAATGCTCTTTGAACTATGCAGGCGTTGGCTGAGACTCTCCTCCAGGAGGAATGACCAACTATGCCTACGAAAAAGTACCACGTCGCCTTGACTGATGAAGAGCGTGCCAGCCTGGAGCAGATGCTCCATCGTGGAAAACATTCGGCGCGCAAGCTGACGCGCGCTCGGATTCTGCTCAAAGCCGATGAAGGCCTGGACGATCTGGCGATCGCCGAAGAAGTCCAGACCAGCCGACCCACCGTCGAGCGTACGCGCCAACGCTTCACGCTCGTGCGGTTGGAGGCGCTGGAAGAACGCCCGCGTCCGGGCAGAAAACCGAAGCTTAATGAACAAGCTCAAGCGCGCTTGATTGCCGAGGCGTGCAGTGCCGCACCTGAAGGGCGGGAATGTTGGACGCTGCAACTGTTGGCTGACCGCCTCGTCGAGTTGCAACTCACGGAGTCCTGTTCCCAGGACACGGTCCGGCGGGTGCTCAAAAAAACGAACTCAAGCCCTGGCTTAAACAACAGTGGTGTATCCCAGAAGTCAGCGGAGCCTTTGTCGCGGCGATGGAAGATGTCCTGGCACTCTATGCCGAGCCGTATGATTCGAAGCGTCCGAAGGTTAACTTTGACGAGACGAGCCGCCAATTGATCGCCGAGACGCGCACCCCACGGCCAGCCGCGCCAGGGCGGCCACGGCGGTTTGACGGTGAATATGAACGCCGCGGGACGCGCAATCTCTTCATTCACTGTGAGCCGCAAACTGGGTGGCGGCACGTGGTGGTCACCGCGCGGCGCACCAAACACGACTTCGCCCAGCAGATGAAGTGGTTGGTTGACGAACGTTACCCAGAGGCTCAAGTGATTCGCCTTATCTTGGATAACCTCAACACCCACGGCCCGGGCTCGCTTTATGAAGCCTTCGCGCCCGCCGAAGCTCGGCGGTTGATCAAGAAGTTGGAGTTTCATTACACGCCCAGGCATGGCAGTTGGTTGAATATGGCCGAAATCGAGTTGAGCATTTTGCAACGTCAGTGCCTCAACCGGCACATCCCAGACGAAGAAACTCTCAGACGAGAGGCCGCGGCTTGGGAGCAGCAGCGCAATGACGCGCAGGAAACTATTGATTGGCGCTTCTCGATTACGGACGCGCGTGAAAAACTCAAACGACTTTATCCATCACTTTCTGTGCGATGAAACACTAGTTTTAAGGGACCATTATAGCCTACAGTGAAACCTCTCATATGGACACAACTGAGTTGAAGAGAACGAAAGGTATTATTGAGCCTTACGGCGGAAGTTTAATAGATCTTGTGGTACGCGGCGAAGAGCATGACGATCTTCTAGTCCACGCCGCTAACCTGCCACGCCTACAGCTTTCGGCGCGAAGCATTTGCGACCTAGAACTTTTAGCAACGGGTGGATTTTCTCCCTTGGACCGCTTCATGGGAGCCGCAGATTACGAGCACGTACTCGAAGAGATGCGCTTATCGAACGGCGTGCTATTCCCTCTGCCAATCACGCTAACTGTAGCGCGCGATGAGAGCCCATCCCTCAATGACGAGATTGCTCTTGCTGATCGGCATAACAATTTGCTTGCGGTAATGCGCATCGAAGAGGTGTATAGATGGGATAGAGATAAAGAAGCAAGGCTCATCTATGGTACGACTGATCTCCGCCATCCCCTCGTCGCCGAGATGCATGCGTGGAGCGAGTTATGTGTCTCTGGCCCGGTTCGAGTGCTGTGCCTTCCGCGCCACTACGACTTTGTAGCCTTGCGTTTGACCCCGGATGAAGTGCGACGAAGGTTGAAGACTATAGATCGGCCAAACGTCGTGGCCTTTCAAACGCGCAACCCTTTACACCGTGCTCACGAGGAGTTGGTCACACGAGCCGCGCGCGCCATCGACGGCACGCTTCTACTGCATCCAGTCGTTGGCCTCACTACTCCCGGCGACGTCGACTACTTCACACGCGTCCGCACCTACAAAGCGCTTGTTACTCGCTACTTCGAGCCCACGCGTACACTGCTGGCGCTGCTACCTCTAGCGATGCGTATGGCCGGACCACGAGAGGCACTGTGGCATGCCATCATTCGGCGGAACTTCGGTGCGAACCACATCATTATTGGGCGCAACCACGCTAGCCCAGGCAGAGACTCGTACGGTCGCGAGTTCTATGGTCCATATGATGCGCAGGAACTCGTCGCGCGCCATAGCAGCGAGACGGGTGTTCAACCAGTGCCTTTTTCAGAAATGCTTTACTTGCCGGAGGATGATCGCTATGAGGAAGTTTCGCGTATCCCAGAGGGTAAACAAACAGCCTCA is drawn from Acidobacteriota bacterium and contains these coding sequences:
- a CDS encoding IS630 family transposase (programmed frameshift), which codes for MPTKKYHVALTDEERASLEQMLHRGKHSARKLTRARILLKADEGLDDLAIAEEVQTSRPTVERTRQRFTLVRLEALEERPRPGRKPKLNEQAQARLIAEACSAAPEGRECWTLQLLADRLVELQLTESCSQDTVRRVLKKNELKPWLKQQWCIPEVSGAFVAAMEDVLALYAEPYDSKRPKVNFDETSRQLIAETRTPRPAAPGRPRRFDGEYERRGTRNLFIHCEPQTGWRHVVVTARRTKHDFAQQMKWLVDERYPEAQVIRLILDNLNTHGPGSLYEAFAPAEARRLIKKLEFHYTPRHGSWLNMAEIELSILQRQCLNRHIPDEETLRREAAAWEQQRNDAQETIDWRFSITDAREKLKRLYPSLSVR
- a CDS encoding bifunctional sulfate adenylyltransferase/adenylylsulfate kinase translates to MDTTELKRTKGIIEPYGGSLIDLVVRGEEHDDLLVHAANLPRLQLSARSICDLELLATGGFSPLDRFMGAADYEHVLEEMRLSNGVLFPLPITLTVARDESPSLNDEIALADRHNNLLAVMRIEEVYRWDRDKEARLIYGTTDLRHPLVAEMHAWSELCVSGPVRVLCLPRHYDFVALRLTPDEVRRRLKTIDRPNVVAFQTRNPLHRAHEELVTRAARAIDGTLLLHPVVGLTTPGDVDYFTRVRTYKALVTRYFEPTRTLLALLPLAMRMAGPREALWHAIIRRNFGANHIIIGRNHASPGRDSYGREFYGPYDAQELVARHSSETGVQPVPFSEMLYLPEDDRYEEVSRIPEGKQTASISGTEVREHYLKKGCALPSWFIRPEVAEILAQAYPPRHRQGFCVWFTGLSGAGKSTTAEIVTIRLAEYGRQVTVLDGDVVRTHLSKGLGFSKEDRDMNIRRIGFVAAEIVRHGGGVVCAAVSPYRATRNECRAMVGSEAFIEVFVDTPLEVCKQRDLKGMYLLAQEGKIKNFTGIDDPYEPPHNPEITIDTLGCTAEENAERILAYLCEHGFINTSQE